A segment of the Prochlorococcus sp. RS04 genome:
AATCTGCATTTTCATAATTGGGTAATCCTTGTAAACATTGAAAGATAGCAGAATGTTCTGAATCAGCAGGTAAAAGCCTACTATTATTTTTCTTTAATGCTGGAATAACAATTGGTCCTGCCGCAATTAAAGTTTCTTTGTTAGCAAGTGCAATATTTTTCCCCGCATTTATTGCTGACATTGTTGGAATTAAGCCTGCACAGCCTACTATCCCTGTTACCACAGTATCTGCCTTATCCCACGCTGCAACAGCGTTAATCCCCTCCTTTCCACTCAAAACCAAGGGAGCACTATCCAAATCTAAGTTATTAATATTATCTTTTAAATCTTCTATAAGATTTTCATCCTCAATCGCAACTACTTCTGGTTTATGTGTTTTAACTTGTTCTGTTAATAAATTAATATTTCTTCCTGCCGAAAGAGCTACGGCTTTAAACTTATCAGGCTGCTCACTAGCAATTTCGAGAGTTTGAGTCCCTATTGAACCAGTAGAACCGAGCACAGTAATGTATTTCAATTTTCTCTGATATTTCTAATATCTTCCCATTTAAAGGTGTATTTAAAAAACAAAAATTTCAAATTGGTTTTTTTCTTAAAATTTAGACCCTTATCCATGTTGTTATTTCCTTTGATTGATCAATAAGTTCAATACCTTTTTCTTTTAATAAATTCCTGATATCATCAGCCTTTGCATAATTCTTTTCCTTTTTTGCTTTCAATCTTTCATTAATAAGCGATGATATTTCTTCTTCTGTTATTCTACTTTCTTTTACTAAAACCTCTTTTTTAAGACCAAGCACCTCAGTCAACTTTTCAAGGGTTTTAAAATTCTCAAGTAGAAAGAATTTTTCATTTAGGTCTATTTTAAAACCTTCAACCCTTTGAAATTGGTTTAAAAAGTTTTTTAATGGTTTCGCTAAATCGTAAATAATTGCAATTGCACCAGCTGTATTAAGGTCATTTCCCAGAGCCTCAGAAAATTTAAGCATTTTTTGAGATAATTCAAAACTTATTTTCTCTTTATATTCTTCTTCGATAGATTCATTTTTATTAATAGATTTAAAAGTATCTTTTGTAAGGTCAATAAAAGAAAGGGCTATATTAATATTTTTCCAAGCTTCTGAAGCACTCCTTAAAGCTTCTTCAGTAAAATCAAGTGGTTTTCTATAATTCACAGTCATAACAAAATATCGCAAAGTCATAGGGCTTATGCCTGACTTAATTAGCTCTCTGATAGTTTTAAAATTTTTAAGGGATTTACTCATCTTTTGTCCATTTACATTGACCATCCCATTGTGTAACCAATAGTTAGCTAGCTTTTTGCCATTGGCTGCTTCTGATTGGGCGATTTCATTCTCATGATGTGGAAAAATCAAATCAGAACCACCTAAATGGATATCAATAGTATCTCCTAATTCATCTTTAACCATCGCTGAACATTCAATATGCCATCCTGGCCTACCTTTGCCCCATGGCGAATCAAAAAATGGTTCATCATCTTTGGCTTTTTTCCATAGTGCAAAATCTTGCGGATTAAGTTTTTTACTATTTTCATCATTAGCCATTCTTCCTTGCTGATTAATATTTTGTTCTTGTATATTTTGATTACTTAGCTTTCCATAATTTTTATTTTTAAAAACAGAATAATAAACATCTCCATCCCTAGAGTATGCATAACCTTTGTCCTCAAGGATTGTTATGAAGGAGCAGATATTGCATATATGATTCGTTGCTCTTGGCATACTATCCGGACGCATTATTCCTAAAGAATCCATATCTTTATGAAATTCAATAATATTTTTTTCAGATACTTCCTTCATTGAACTGCTTTCTTCTCTAGCTCTTTTTAAGATCTTGTCATCAATATCTGTAAAATTTTGAACATACTTTACTTTGAAATCACTGTAAATTAAAAATCTTCTCAATACATCCCAAGCTATATAACTTCTTGCATGACCAAGATGACATAAATCATAAACAGTAACTCCACAACAATAAATTTTAACAACATCATCAATAGGCTTAAAAACCTCAACTCTTTTGCTTAAAGTATTAAAAAGTTTGATCATCTTAAATTAAGTATTTCATAAGGTTTATTTTGTCTCCATCCAATTGTCTCCAATACCAATATCAACTAAAAGAGGCACATTTAATTTTACACAATCTTCCATAGTCTTCTTTACTAATTTCGTCGTAATTTCCAAAGAATCTGGTTCAACTTCAAACAATAATTCATCATGTACTTGTAAAAGCATTTTTGCGGGAACATTCATTTCTATGAATTTCTTATTTAGTTGAACCATTGCAATTTTAATAATGTCTGCACTTGAACCCTGAATTGGTGCATTAGCTGCGGCTCTTAATGACTG
Coding sequences within it:
- the cysS gene encoding cysteine--tRNA ligase, whose product is MIKLFNTLSKRVEVFKPIDDVVKIYCCGVTVYDLCHLGHARSYIAWDVLRRFLIYSDFKVKYVQNFTDIDDKILKRAREESSSMKEVSEKNIIEFHKDMDSLGIMRPDSMPRATNHICNICSFITILEDKGYAYSRDGDVYYSVFKNKNYGKLSNQNIQEQNINQQGRMANDENSKKLNPQDFALWKKAKDDEPFFDSPWGKGRPGWHIECSAMVKDELGDTIDIHLGGSDLIFPHHENEIAQSEAANGKKLANYWLHNGMVNVNGQKMSKSLKNFKTIRELIKSGISPMTLRYFVMTVNYRKPLDFTEEALRSASEAWKNINIALSFIDLTKDTFKSINKNESIEEEYKEKISFELSQKMLKFSEALGNDLNTAGAIAIIYDLAKPLKNFLNQFQRVEGFKIDLNEKFFLLENFKTLEKLTEVLGLKKEVLVKESRITEEEISSLINERLKAKKEKNYAKADDIRNLLKEKGIELIDQSKEITTWIRV